The window cagcagaactgccatggtgttatttttgtgcagaaataaaagttctcggaatgacatgaaaatccacggagatacgttttggaattaataaaagatattggcgaaagaatcaacgtCAGGGGGctcacaccctatccacgagggtgcagggcacgccctcccccccccccaggggcacgcccccctacctcgtggcccccctggagctccactgacctcaaccccaactccatatattcactttcggggagaaaaaaatcagagagaaggattcatcgcgttttacgatatggagcggccgccaagccctaatcttcctcgggagggctgatctggagtccgttcaaggctccggagaggggaatccgtcgccatcgtcatcatcaaccatcctccatcaccaatttcatgatgctcaccgccgtgcgtgagtaatcccatcgtaggcttacaggacggtgatgggttggatgagatttactatgtaatcgagttagttttgttagggtttgatccctagtatccattatgttctaagattgatgttgctatgactttgccatgcttaatgcttgtcactagggcccgagtgtcatgatttcagatctgaacctattatgttttcatgaatatatgtgagttcttgatcctatcttgcaagtcaatagtcacctactatgtgttatgatccggcaaccccgaagtgacaataatcgggaccactcccggtgatgaccgtagtttgaggagttcatgtattcactaagtgttaaggCTTTGGTCTGgaactctattaaaaggaggccttaatatcccttagttttcaataggaccctgctgccacgggagggtaggacaaaagatgccatgcaagttcttttccataagcacgtatgactatattcggaatacatgcctacattacattgatgaactggagctagttctgtgtcaccctatgttataactgttgcatgatgaattgCATCCGACGTAATtgtccatcattgatccattgcctacgagcttttcacatatttttctttgctaagttacttttccgttgccactgttacgatcgttacaaaactgctactgttatttttgtcaccgttaccgttaattccatactactttgctactaaatactttgctgcagatattaagtctttcaggtgtggttgaattgacaactcaactgctaatacttgagaatattctttggctccccttgtgtcgaatcaataaatttgggttgaatactctaccctcgaaaactattgcgatcccctatacatGTGGGTTATCACCCGGGCTGCCAAAGCAGTGCCGGTGCCCGGGCAGTGAGGCCGGAGCGACCAACGTAGCAGCGGAGCCCGAGCTGAGACAGTCGACGAGCCTGATGCCGCCGGGGACGAGGCCGGTGAGGTAGACCGCAGGGCCGCCGTGCAGACGTGGCGGAGGCAGGTGGCGTGGATCAATGGGCGGATCGGCGCGCGTATAGCGGCTATGATGGGCCGCCGCATGGCGCGAGATAGCCGGGTCGGGGCGATGCAGGTGTCCCGGCCGAAGAGGGCGGTGACAGTCGGCGTAGATTGACGAGCGGGCCGGCGCATGGACGACGGCCATGAGGGGCCTCATGTCGCGCGAGGCCGCCATGTCGGATTAAAGGCGCACGGGGGTCGATGGCAGTGGCGGGGGACGCAAACCGATCAAGTGTAGATCGGAAGACCAAAAAGAAAATGCCGATCAAAGCaaccagcgagagagagaaaaccCGTATTAAAAGATCGGgcaaaagactctctagggcagccggtcaACATGACCGGCGGatgaaccctaggtacgggctgCACAGCCCTCGGCGGCagtcatggaggccgaccgccccaGGGCGGCGCGCAGGTGCGGAAGGGGCGGCTAGAGTTTAAGATCGAGGTaaggctgataccatgttagaaggaagAGAGAAAGAGATTGTTGCGGAATATGATGGATGTATTATTGAGCCTCGAGGGCGACTATATATTGAGTACAAGACTTGAAAGGCAAGACGCCTCTGATAAAGATAAGATTGAAGACAAGTTACAATTTCTAGACTACCAAATAAATGTATCCCAAATATATATCTAACACTCACAAACTTAAAGCTGCCCTTGGGCTTGAGAACGAATAGCGTCCGAGCGGGCCATTTCCAAGGAGTTGGTGCCGAGAGGGTGCAATGCTGCACATTGGCCTTATTAACTCCCCGCTGCCAGCAGAGGTGGGCATGGCGTGCTAACACGCGGATGCTATATGGTCAGAGGCGTGTGGAGCAGACATGCCATCTGTTGGTTCTCGTAGAGAAGAAAACTCTTCACCCTCTCGTTGATTTACATCCAAACTACACTCACACCCTACTCGTTTCACATCCGTCTCACATCTCGCAGCCTCTCATCGGGCCAAGCTTTACAATGTTTCTCAACGATACAAGCGTTAGGTTCGTTAGTGTTGCCATTGAAATCGACAGGAGTGTCCTAggaggtttgtcatggtctactCGCAGCTCTGGCGACCGACGCTTCAGGAGCCAAGTGCGACCGGCCAATGAAGTAATCACGGGGTCCACGCAGATGTGGTGCAACCTGGGCCGCTGGATCGAGTATATGATTATCCACACGAATATATTATTAAAGATAAGTAGATTGAAAGTTTTAAAAAAAAACATGAAATCCTATATCTAGTTAGGATCGGTTTAATGTTATCAAACCAGTCAAGGCCGTTCGTGGCCGTCGGCCGCCACGCAAACATGGTCGCCCCTAATTTTTCGTAGCCTCAAGCACTCAAGGCACGTCACTTCAATAATAGTAGTACAGCGAATATAGaagtaataaaaattacatctagATCTGTAGACCATCTAGCGACGACAATAAGCACTTAAATGAACCTCTTAAAATACGCTATTAGCATGCTATTAATAAGACATTGTACATTAATTTATTTAACGAGACATTGCTTAAAACGCTATAGTGTGCAATTAACAGTGCTATAACGCATTATTTTTTTCACTGAGTTTGACAACAAGTCCGTTCTTATTAAATGTTGTAACTAACAATGTGGGCTTGGACGAAATCAACCTGCTGGGATGTCATATATTCCCTGTTGACTAGGATAGCACGAAGCTATCTAGCCTATCCGAGTTCGAGTCACAAAGTGACATGTGGTGCTTAAAGTCTCTTCTATAAAAATATGCATCCATGGTAGTTCTGGATGGTCTAGTTTTTTGGATGTCATATATTTATGTGCCAGTGTAATTGACAGTCTCACTTTTGAGAACCTTATATATACTTCCTCAGTTCCGTGATACAAGCCCTTTTAGCTTTTTCTATGTATGTTCAGTCATTTTAGTACATGTATGTAGTCAATATTTTGACGACACATTTTAGTATATATGTTCACTCATTTTATTATGTATGTAATTAAAATTTTGAAATAgctaaaaggtcttatattttGAAATGGCGAGAGTCTGAGGATAATTAGTTTGATGCCAACATTTGGCATTACCAATACTTTGCTAGCCAACTTCCTGTGAGGTTGGCAAGTAAACTTGATAACCAACCAAATACTAGCCAATATCTGGCATTTGCCAAATGTTGGCATTGCCAATTTTTGGCATCAAAACAATCATGCTCTATATAAAGTAATATCAAGAAGATAATTGCACCTGATATCTCCACCCATGAGAAATCTAGAGATAATTAAGATATCGAGAATGCACACACTCAAAATTACGACAAAATGGTAGACGAAGAAAAAAAATGTAATCAACGGAAATCAGGCATCATCATGATCTAATGCTTATGTCTGCCAACTAGGAACCAAATGTCCTCCAGTCATTGTCGCATTTGATTGATCATTCCGCCCCCTTTTATTGGACACCAGGGAAGCTGTAATGAACCTTTCAGTTTCGAGCTTTCACTGGTAGAAAaatggcctttagtcccggttcgcaaaggcctttagtcccggctgtgcaaccgggactaaatatgcgcgactaaagaccccccctttagtcgcgcctcttacgaaccgcgactaaaggctttagtcccggttctcgtggctaaccgggactaaaggcccgtcctttagtcccggttctcgtggctaaccgggactaaaggcctcctccgcaggtttaaaccttgtttttttgcgaatttttttatttttttttattttcaaatttctgaattattttaacctctaatctctaatcaccacccctcatcactgctcaatttatcctctaatctctaatcacccctcatcatctaacttcccggacggtcacccatcctctcactactccagcctgagcacgcttaacttccgggttctattttccctcgtttccaagtctgcacttgttgttttcctgacaatagtaggatgtcaatttTATTAACCCTCAgtaatttagcttgagcatgaagtgacacatttcactgtttgagtttgaaactattgttttaaaaaacaataattatttagtaacactaatatttctggaataattagtttgaccattgtttgaccactgtttgaccagatttgaccaaaatttaaaaaaaactgaaataattatttagtaacactaatattctagaataattagtttgaccattgtttgaccacagtttgaccacaatttgaatttttttgcctctccagatcttaaaagccccttatctttttttctgttaggtttttgaggattttgaaaatgtttaacggggtccccccccccccccccccccccgttaaattcggatgtaacttttcgagtagatgatttttcatataaaaaactttttcatccgagttcgtatgcaaaagttatgcccattttaagaaattccagagagattttgcaaataaagtcgaaattcatatttgttaattttcccaacaactagaccacatatcacatgagaaacttattttattttatttttttgacatttccatcatttcttttggtttttctaaaactgaaaaggcggtcgggggggggggggggggggggggggggagagtttgatgggccctttagtcccggttggtctggccaaccgcgactaaaggactaacctttagtcctggttggtctggccaaccgcgactaaaggccttcgggccagcctgaggacctttagtcccggttggccaggccaaccgggactaaagcccctcccgtccgccagctgtcgaccgagcgcgctgggcccagatagttaatcgcgggtctcctcccgaaccgcgactaaagacccctttagtcccggttcgattattttggggactaatgggggcgtatggaagcctctttttctactagtgtttggATAGTTGATCTAAACAGATTTGTTTGATATATGTCCGATTTTTGAAAAGTGTGCGACAATTGAGGAAGTGATACATTGACCTGCTCTAGCTCCTTAGATTCTGCGCTCGGCATTTTTACTTCAAGAGAATCAAGACACGATCTATAAACTTGTAGGTGGCTAGTGGCTCTCCGGGGGAGGCGATGCTTTCCTCGTACAATGCAGCCTGTTGTGAAATCATGCTATCAATAGAGACCAAGCCGCTGCTTCCACCTAGAAGGTTGTCCATGTCATCGATCACGGGGATGTATGCACACATCTTGAAGCTTAGATCGATGTAGTTGCTTGGTCGTATGACGATGCGGTGACCATCGTCGACAACGGCGAGTATCCCCATCCACCCGGAGTACAATAAATTGGAAACCTTCAAGGGCAGGGAATACACATTGATTTGACAGTGTAGATCCCAGACACCGGTAGCATGGTCTTTCAGCAGCCAGACGTTGTGTCGACAAGGCGTCAAGCAAATCATCTCGGTGTGAAAGATGCACAGGCGTCCGCCAAACCCAGTCAAGCTGTAGCGATGGTGACTGCATCCTCTATCCATGACGAATGACGGCAACGACGGCATGGATCCAAACGTCTCATTGTCGAGGTTGAAGAAGAAGACGAACATGTCTTCCGACTGAGAGGCAAGCTTATGCCTGGCCAACCAATACACGTGCCCTTGCGTAAAGACGCTCAGGTCGTAGCGGTTGTCTACCCAGTCCAGCGGTGGTTTCTCTGGAGCACAACCCTTGGCCGGCCTCCAAAGCGCTGGGACGGAGTTGATCTCATAGACCTCGTATTTCACGGATTCCGGGAGGCAGCAGACGCGCACAGCTTTGTGCGTCATGGTGCGCGTGTCGTAGCCTAGCCCTAGGTGTCTGCTACGGTGGTCGCCCTTGTCCGGGCTCTCCAGGAGAGCTGCCATCCTGCCGGTAGACGGGTTGAGCATGTACTGCGTCCTTCCGGCTTGGAGGATGAAGAGGCCACGGCACTGCTGCGTGACGAGGCGCGGGAGGAGGTTGCCCGTGGGGCGGCCGCCAACATCGTGAGTATGGGGGAGCTCCATCAGAGTGGTACGACCAGGGTTATCCGGCGACCACACCTGCACTTTCGGACGGCTGTGGTAGGTTGAGCCCCACTTCTCCACGAAGAGGATCCTTGGGCCGCCGTAGCGGTTGGCGAGGCGGAGGTGGAGGTTGGCGAAGTCGCCGGAGGCGAGCGTGGCGGACCAGGTGCGAGAGAGGCAGCGGCATCTGTGCACTGCCTTGGCCGGCAACCGCGCCAAGATGTCCTCGATGACGTCGTCGGGGAGGACCGGGCATGGATCCTCCACGGACGACGGCCGCCGGCGGCGGGTGTTTGTTTGGAACATGCCCTAGATCGCGAGAACGATGGATTACGCACACGAGAAACGACGGAAGCACGCGAGAGAGATTGAGATCGACCGAAAAGGATTGCACAGATCGATCGATGCGCTTTTGTTTTGTTCGTTTGTTTGCGGTTTTATTTTTTTGCCCCGTATTCCCGTCCACACATGTATCCTCGTTTAGGTGGACCCCGCCATAAAATACAGGTACCAAGTGTACCATATACGATGCTAATTAAACCTGATTGCAATTTCCGCTGTCAATTTTTTGATGGGAGTTCGGGCTAACTTCTCCCCAAGCATTTGCAACTCGCTTTTTCTTTGAGACAATCTAACATTACTTGTATCAGTTATAAAACAAATTAATTATTCCTTCCGCTCTGGGCCTTTCATCTAAAAATTAACAAATTATTTCAGATAGAACAAATAGAAACACACATGAACAATAACGACCTTTGATAAATCTAAGGTTCTCCTCGCCCTTGCCGTCGGAGGGCTTTATTTTCATATGTTCTTTTGAGTTTTGTTAGAATTTGTATCCTGTTCAGAAAGACGGGACGGCATCGGCTCTCAGAAGGTGGAATAAGATTCTCCTcgcctagcccccgttccggATGGTGTGTCTAGCATCGTCGGTGGGTATGTGGTGGTGTGTCGCTGGTGGAACTGtccttggtggatttgctcggatatGGTCATAGTTCATCTACGTTCGTGTGTCTTCAAGTTGAATCCTTCCGATCATTGCTACTCTTTTTTGGCGATGGTTATTGTTCTGTTGCATTGGTCCTATGGTGCCTTAGCACGACGAATTTCTGACTGCCTACTACAATAAGTTTTGCACGGCTTCGGCGACAGAGGGGCGACGACGATGACACGCATTCGGTTCGCTTCAGtgtttgtagtcgtcgctagataGTCTACGGATTTGGATATAATTTTCATTATTTCTGCTGTTTGATATACTACCAATTAAATATGAATAAATCAAAAGTTTCTTGTAAAAAAAGTAACAATGCAAGTCAGTCTGCAGAACCATTGCTCCGTTGtcttttttttaacacagtacagacaaAAACGCTATACATACgcaggggcggagccaggatttaGATATAGGGGGGCCAAGTTAAGTTGATACAAAATAAACTCTACAGCAAGATGTTCTGCCTTGATCCTATAAAATTATGGCTACACTGTAGTAGTTTACCTTTGTGATTGCAATATAGATACAAATGTATAATAATTTCATCCCAATCTGCTAATTACCTTTGGGGTGCTTTTCTATCCATAACTGATGAACTAAAGGTTTCAGAACTAGTATGACAAGACAGCCAAAAGAATTTAAAATTTGGCATAAAATTTCACACACGTATAAAATATCTAAAATCGGACGTATAATCCGGAGACTCGGTGCTTATAAGAACTAAAATAACTTTCAGAATAATCATCACAACACACGAATTGAGAGAAATTCGCACGATAGTCGCTAGTGCTACGGCTAACCTTGGCTAGTTCGTTGGCCACACCGGAGAATTGAGGAGCCCAGCCTCAGGATAGCTCGTCGCTCTGTCGCGGCACAGCCGATTTAGCGATTTCGATCTGATCAATAGCACGGAGGACTGGAGCGGACGAGACCAAGACCATCTGGCCGTGGGCTGTCTCATGGGCCTTTATTCTCACTTTACGCTTGAGATGATGGGATTGGGAGGGGCCGAGTGCCTCTGTTAATTACAGGAGTTACCTTGCCTCAAAAAAAAATTACAGGAGTTACCGCTAATTATTTTCTACCTAATAGACTTTCCTTCGATCGCTTAGGAAGGGGGGTGCATACAGTCACCTTTATAAACGCACACACACTATCTCTATGAGCATCTTTGTATGGTTGTTAAAGAACACCAACAGCAGAAAAAGTTCAAACGAGAGAAACACTAAGATTGCCCACGGCCAGATGGTTCCTTTTTTCTAGCCAAATGTTTAATAGTGCAGTTGTGCAGTTGTACTATTTGTCGATTCCGAGCGCTTGCTCTTTCACTTCGTTCGATTGAAAGATGATCTATGATGGAGACATAGGAACCAGAGTCACGTAGGGAAAATATTAATACATGTGATTAGGGGAGTATATATACATGTGCTGATGTCGTCTCATTTTATTCTGTTCTAATTCTTTCCAAAAGCTACAACTTTCGAACCGATTGTCAGAACAAAGATCCATTTCTACCGTTAGGTTTCTCGCAACAAGCTCTTCAAAACTGGATCCCATATGAACATATTTCATTGATCTTTTTTAACAAGCAACTTTGATGATAGGTGAGGCAATTTTAGTGCTAAACAGAAGCAACTTCTTGCATCATGTGTATAGTGAATTTACCTAGCAATTATATTTTATACAACATAGAAATCATGGTTGACAACTTTTCATCATATATAGGCAACTGAGCATCATCGATAGGCAACTTTCGCATATGGAGGCAACTTTCAGCACAAAAGGATGAAACTTGCATTATTAAGGTGCATACAATATATATTATGCATACATGGTCCTATAATCATCTATCCATGTTTTACAAATGCATTGCAAATATTTCTCCTAAGTTGTCTACCATGGTTATAAAGTTGCCTATAACATATGTGAACTATATTAGGATTAATGTTAAAAACAAATGAGATAGGCAACTTCACTCCATTTAAAAGTAAATAATTAGCAATGGTAGACAACAAATTAGCAATAGTGAACAACTTTGAAACAGACGTATGTAACATCCATCAGTTTTCATAAGCAACATTCCTTCTACAAGAGGCAATGTTAGTGCTATAAATAGGCAACTTCACCACATTTTGTGTCATAGTTAATTTTGTTTAACACTCTTCCCCCTTTCTCACTGCTACTTCTAAGTTTCTACCTTTGTGCTTGGATTTAGTTGCTTCTAAAATGCCTACAATCATATGAAGTAGTCTAGTGTTGATGCTGAGTTGTTGTCATTGCTAGTTAGTTTCTTATCATGGTTACTGTAAGTTGATCGGCATTGCTATAGTTGCCTGCTGGTGATTCCCAGTTGCATGTCATTGCTAATTAGTTTCCTATAATACCAAGTTGTCCATCATTGTTGCTTAAGTCGTCTATCTTTGAAGCATAGTATTGGTATACTCCTAGTTATATTAGAGAAGTTAGAGGTGAAGCTAGTCAACTCAGTAGTCATGGTGGCCAACTTAGAAGGGCTTTCCGCTCATAGACAGTCACACTGACAAACTAATAAGAAGTTGCTTTCTTATAATACTAAAGTTGTCTCAGTAGCATTTAAAGTTGCtcgtgaaaaaaaagttcattgaaacCTACCGATATGAGACCTAGTTTTGAAGAGCTTGTCAAAAGAAACCCAACGGTAAAAAGGGCTGTGAATTTTTATGCTCGAATCAAACGTTATGGCTTTTAAAATTTTTGAAACCCCTAATAAATGCACATGGAACAATATCTTATCCTTTTGTAGCTGGAATCTGCAGACTAAGTGAGCGACGGGGGATAGAGATCACATGCTTTTTCAAATAAAGTGAGGAATTCCTTTTTTGATAGGTGTGCTCGTTGCGTCCAACGAGTGCATGGGTGCCGTGTAGCCACACCCTTCCTTTTTCTAATATGGATTAGGGGAGACTAGCACTTTCCAAACCTGTCCAGCGAATTAAGTAACACCTGTTCACTCGCAAACAGGAAAAAATAACACTAGTCAGTTACCTTCCGCCTAATATTTTAATTTGCACATCACTCTCGTGCTAGTCCATCTTGTTGAGTTGATTTCTGGTTTACTCGGTATGTGTTGAGTTGTCTTCTTTGCATTCTCATTGCTTGGTTATTTGTATTATTTCTATTTATAGACCAGCTTGCTTTAAACTAATGTAGAGtatattaattaaactaatcaaTTTGCAGCTGCAGCCTGCCCAAGCTTGGAAGCACCGTACCCAACATATGAACTCGCTTTCATACACACCCCACAACTTAATGTG is drawn from Aegilops tauschii subsp. strangulata cultivar AL8/78 chromosome 1, Aet v6.0, whole genome shotgun sequence and contains these coding sequences:
- the LOC109762579 gene encoding putative F-box protein At3g10240 is translated as MFQTNTRRRRPSSVEDPCPVLPDDVIEDILARLPAKAVHRCRCLSRTWSATLASGDFANLHLRLANRYGGPRILFVEKWGSTYHSRPKVQVWSPDNPGRTTLMELPHTHDVGGRPTGNLLPRLVTQQCRGLFILQAGRTQYMLNPSTGRMAALLESPDKGDHRSRHLGLGYDTRTMTHKAVRVCCLPESVKYEVYEINSVPALWRPAKGCAPEKPPLDWVDNRYDLSVFTQGHVYWLARHKLASQSEDMFVFFFNLDNETFGSMPSLPSFVMDRGCSHHRYSLTGFGGRLCIFHTEMICLTPCRHNVWLLKDHATGVWDLHCQINVYSLPLKVSNLLYSGWMGILAVVDDGHRIVIRPSNYIDLSFKMCAYIPVIDDMDNLLGGSSGLVSIDSMISQQAALYEESIASPGEPLATYKFIDRVLILLK